One window of the Penaeus monodon isolate SGIC_2016 chromosome 1, NSTDA_Pmon_1, whole genome shotgun sequence genome contains the following:
- the LOC119571819 gene encoding multiple coagulation factor deficiency protein 2 homolog, giving the protein MPDYLTPETIKNMSPRELDYHYFKLHDFDENLRLDGLELLAALGHVHADDDDDDDEGGGGGGGGGGLSEEQKRIRENFLRQKYEEDFRLYVQLIDEVFEDNDTNKDGFLSWAEYLKGRQVNDEKRKKL; this is encoded by the exons ATGCCGGACTACCTGACACCTGAAACCATTAAGAACATGTCGCCGAGGGAACTTGACTACCACTATTTTAA actccacGACTTCGACGAGAACCTCCGGCTCGATGGCCTTGAGCTCCTGGCCGCCCTCGGCCACGTCCAcgccgatgacgatgacgatgacgatgaaggaggaggaggaggaggaggaggaggaggacttagCGAGGAGCAGAAGAGGATCCGAGAGAATTTCCTGCGCCAGAAATACGAGGAGGACTTCCGGCTGTATGTCC AACTAATCGACGAAGTGTTTGAGGACAACGACACGAACAAGGACGGCTTCCTGAGCTGGGCGGAGTACCTGAAGGGGAGGCAGGTGAACGACGAGAAGCGCAAGAAActgtaa